A window of the Halichoerus grypus chromosome 2, mHalGry1.hap1.1, whole genome shotgun sequence genome harbors these coding sequences:
- the JUP gene encoding junction plakoglobin has translation MEVMNLIEQPIKVTEWQQTYTYDSGIHSGANTCVPSVSSKGIMEEDEACGCQYTLKKTTTYTQVPQSQGDLEYQMSTTARAKRVREAMCPGVTGEDSSLLLATQVEGQSTNLQRLAEPSQLLKSAIVHLINYQDDAELATRALPELTKLLNDEDPVVVTKAAMIVNQLSKKEASRRALMGSPQLVAAVVRTMQNTSDLDTARCTTSILHNLSHHREGLLAIFKSGGIPALVRMLSSPVESVLFYAITTLHNLLLYQEGAKMAVRLADGLQKMVPLLNKNNPKFLAITTDCLQLLAYGNQESKLIILANGGPQALVQIMRNYSYEKLLWTTSRVLKVLSVCPSNKPAIVEAGGMQALGKHLTSNSPRLVQNCLWTLRNLSDVATKQEGLESVLKILVNQLSVDDVNVLTCATGTLSNLTCNNSKNKTLVTQNSGVEALIHAILRAGDKDDITEPAVCALRHLTSRHPEAEMAQNSVRLNYGIPAIVKLLNQPNQWPLVKATIGLIRNLALCPANHAPLQEAAVIPRLVQLLVKAHQDAQRHVAAGTQQPYTDGVRMEEIVEGCTGALHILARDPMNRMEIFRLNTIPLFVQLLYSSVENIQRVAAGVLCELAQDKEAADAIDAEGASAPLMELLHSHNEGTATYAAAVLFRISEDKNPDYRKRVSVELTNSLFKHDPAAWEAAQSMIPINEPYADDMDATYRPMYSSDVPLDPLDMHMDMDGDYPIDTYSDGLRPPYPTADHMLA, from the exons ATGGAAGTGATGAACCTGATCGAACAGCCCATCAAGGTGACAGAGTGGCAGCAGACGTACACCTATGACTCTGGCATCCACTCGGGTGCCAACACCTGTGTGCCCTCGGTCAGTAGCAAGGGCATCATGGAAGAGGATGAGGCCTGTGGGTGCCAGTACACGCTCAAGAAGACCACCACctacacccaggtgccccagagccaAG gcGACCTGGAGTACCAGATGTCCACGACGGCCAGAGCCAAGCGGGTGCGGGAGGCCATGTGTCCTGGTGTGACAGGGGAAGACAGCTCGCTACTGCTGGCCACCCAGGTGGAGGGTCAGAGCACCAACCTGCAGCGGCTGGCCGAGCCGTCCCAGCTGCTCAAGTCAGCCATCGTGCATCTCATCAACTACCAGGATGATGCCGAGCTGGCCACCCGGGCCCTGCCTGAACTCACCAAACTGCTCAACGATGAGGACCCG gtGGTAGTGACCAAGGCAGCCATGATTGTGAACCAGCTGTCCAAGAAAGAGGCGTCGCGGCGGGCGCTGATGGGCTCGCCCCAGCTGGTGGCGGCCGTGGTGCGCACCATGCAGAACACCAGTGACCTGGACACAGCCCGCTGCACCACCAGCATCCTGCACAACCTCTCCCACCACCGCGAGGGGCTGCTTGCCATCTTCAAGTCAGGCGGCATCCCTGCCCTGGTCCGCATGCTCAG CTCCCCCGTGGAGTCGGTCCTGTTCTATGCCATCACCACGCTGCACAACCTGCTACTCTACCAGGAGGGCGCCAAGATGGCGGTGCGCCTGGCGGATGGGCTGCAGAAGATGGTGCCCCTGCTCAACAAGAACAACCCCAAGTTCCTGGCCATCACCACCGACTGCCTGCAGCTCCTGGCTTACGGCAACCAGGAGAGCAAG CTCATCATCCTGGCCAACGGAGGACCCCAGGCCCTCGTGCAGATCATGCGTAACTACAGTTATGAGAAGCTGCTCTGGACCACCAGCCGTGTGCTCAAGGTGCTGTCCGTGTGTCCCAGCAATAAGCCTGCCATTGTGGAGGCTG GTGGGATGCAGGCCTTGGGCAAACACCTGACAAGCAACAGCCCCCGCCTCGTACAGAACTGCCTCTGGACCCTGCGCAACCTCTCGGACGTGGCCACCAAACAG GAGGGCCTGGAGAGCGTGCTGAAGATTCTGGTGAACCAGCTGAGTGTGGACGACGTCAACGTCCTCACCTGTGCCACGGGCACTCTGTCCAACCTGACGTGCAACAACAGCAAGAACAAGACGCTGGTGACCCAGAACAGCGGCGTGGAGGCTCTCATCCACGCCATCCTGCGTGCCGGCGACAAGGATGACATCACGGAGCCTGCCGTCTGTGCCCTGCGCCACCTCACCAGCCGCCACCCCGAGGCTGAGATGGCCCAGAACTCCGTGCGCCTCAACTATGGCATCCCGGCCATTGTCAAGCTGCTCAACCAGCCCAACCAGTGGCCGCTGGTCAAG GCAACCATCGGCCTGATCAGGAATCTGGCCCTGTGCCCAGCAAACCACGCCCCGCTGCAGGAGGCGGCGGTTATCCCCCGCCTCGTCCAGTTGCTGGTCAAGGCTCACCAGGATGCCCAGCGCCATGTGGCAGCAGGCACACAGCAGCCCTACACG GACGGTGTGAGGATGGAGGAGATTGTGGAGGGCTGCACCGGAGCCCTGCACATCCTCGCCCGGGATCCCATGAACCGCATGGAGATCTTCCGACTCAACACCATCCCCCTGTTTGTACAG ctcctgtaCTCGTCCGTGGAGAACATCCAGCGCGTGGCCGCCGGGGTCCTGTGCGAGCTGGCCCAGGACAAGGAGGCTGCTGATGCCATTGACGCTGAGGGCGCTTCGGCCCCACTCATGGAGCTCCTGCACTCCCACAACGAGGGCACTG cCACCTACGCTGCTGCTGTCTTGTTCCGCATCTCCGAGGACAAGAACCCAGATTACCGTAAGCGCGTGTCTGTGGAGCTCACCAACTCCCTCTTCAAGCATGACCCCGCTGCCTGGGAGGCT GCCCAGAGCATGATCCCCATCAATGAACCCTATGCAGATG aCATGGATGCCACCTACCGCCCCATGTACTCGAGCGATGTGCCCCTGGACCCCCTGGACATGCACATGGACATGGACGGGGACTATCCCATCGACACCTACAGCGACGGCCTGAGGCCCCCCTACCCCACGGCGGACCACATGCTGGCCTAG